The following coding sequences lie in one Metallumcola ferriviriculae genomic window:
- a CDS encoding AraC family transcriptional regulator produces MAFEQARFQQGIDAGHGHWDGDAAVREGGLLRQRQETVGGPGFHWNRGYGIVDKNEYNGVDFMQQEIKILIAVLSKLNMGETYEPHEHPYYQLNHVVRGEYEITVEGNTFAVGLGDTILIPANSVHSIINTSNEPSYYFEVKFSSFSKGVKEMCSDIGFLIRDDDFSGKLMKEIFDESNNSTPESEEIIVTYLYAMLFKLSAEKRRKKDTLSKYIEVSAYSEPVRETIRFLEDNYKKQLSLDDIVEQAPLQKSYLCSLFKKETTVTIFECLMIIRIRKAVELLTYTNMPLSKVSKETGFVNITHFNRVFTKHVMIPPGRYRKHLRSQDVYWKDAMANPITAATVGVKKIDFPMLKGITG; encoded by the coding sequence TTGGCCTTTGAACAGGCACGGTTCCAACAAGGGATTGATGCTGGTCATGGCCATTGGGATGGCGATGCAGCGGTACGCGAAGGTGGGCTTCTCAGACAGCGGCAGGAAACTGTCGGAGGCCCCGGCTTTCATTGGAATCGAGGATATGGTATCGTAGACAAAAATGAATACAATGGAGTTGATTTTATGCAGCAGGAAATCAAGATATTGATAGCGGTGCTATCCAAGCTGAATATGGGCGAAACCTATGAGCCCCATGAACATCCTTATTATCAGCTTAATCATGTCGTCCGGGGCGAATATGAAATCACGGTCGAGGGTAATACCTTCGCGGTGGGGTTGGGGGATACGATTTTGATCCCGGCGAACAGCGTTCATTCCATCATAAATACCAGCAATGAGCCGAGCTACTATTTCGAGGTAAAGTTTTCGTCGTTTTCCAAGGGCGTTAAGGAGATGTGCTCCGATATCGGTTTTCTGATTCGGGATGACGATTTCTCGGGGAAGCTCATGAAAGAAATCTTCGACGAGAGCAATAACTCCACGCCGGAGTCCGAGGAGATCATAGTTACGTATCTATACGCCATGCTCTTCAAACTATCCGCGGAGAAACGGCGGAAGAAAGACACGCTTTCGAAATATATAGAGGTATCGGCTTATTCCGAGCCGGTACGGGAGACCATCCGGTTTCTGGAGGACAACTACAAGAAACAGTTGTCCCTGGATGATATTGTTGAGCAAGCGCCACTGCAAAAAAGTTATCTCTGCAGCCTGTTCAAGAAAGAAACCACGGTCACTATTTTTGAGTGCCTGATGATTATCCGGATCCGGAAGGCGGTGGAGTTGCTCACCTATACCAATATGCCGCTTTCCAAGGTCAGTAAAGAGACGGGGTTTGTCAATATCACCCATTTCAACCGGGTGTTTACAAAGCACGTGATGATTCCCCCCGGTCGGTACAGAAAGCATCTGAGGTCCCAGGACGTCTATTGGAAGGACGCGATGGCCAATCCGATCACTGCTGCCACCGTTGGAGTAAAGAAGATAGATTTCCCAATGCTAAAAGGTATTACCGGGTAA
- a CDS encoding ABC transporter ATP-binding protein — MLKVENLTIAYGKTEVVHHVSFDVKKGSVVTIAGANGAGKSTILNTIVGLHRSKEGNIVYNGEDITRKAPDKLVRKGIRLVPEGRQIFAEHTVEENILLGAYVEKDAKKIRDRMDEMFDRFPRLKERRKQIGGTLSGGEQQMLAIVRALITGPDLLILDEPSLGLAPIIVKDVFKLLTEIKQMGVTIILVEQMVENALSISDYAYILETGNIVFSGTKDEVKNSDDIVKAYLGNV, encoded by the coding sequence ATGCTGAAGGTTGAGAATTTAACTATCGCTTACGGTAAGACAGAAGTCGTTCACCACGTATCGTTTGATGTAAAGAAAGGCTCAGTTGTTACGATAGCGGGAGCGAACGGAGCGGGAAAGAGTACGATACTAAATACCATTGTGGGTCTCCACCGGTCAAAGGAAGGGAATATCGTATATAATGGCGAGGATATAACCAGGAAAGCTCCGGATAAGCTTGTCAGAAAAGGAATAAGGCTTGTCCCAGAAGGCAGGCAGATATTTGCGGAGCATACTGTTGAAGAGAACATCCTTCTCGGAGCGTATGTGGAAAAGGACGCAAAAAAGATACGTGACCGAATGGATGAAATGTTTGACCGATTTCCAAGGCTTAAGGAAAGACGCAAGCAAATCGGAGGCACATTATCGGGTGGAGAGCAGCAGATGCTTGCAATTGTAAGAGCCTTAATAACGGGACCCGATCTTCTTATTCTTGACGAACCATCGCTCGGTCTTGCTCCGATAATAGTAAAGGATGTTTTCAAATTGCTGACGGAGATAAAGCAGATGGGTGTAACAATAATACTGGTTGAGCAGATGGTCGAAAACGCGCTTAGCATTTCGGACTATGCGTATATTCTTGAGACCGGAAATATAGTATTTTCGGGTACCAAGGACGAAGTGAAGAACAGTGATGATATTGTAAAGGCATATTTAGGTAATGTCTGA
- a CDS encoding SDR family NAD(P)-dependent oxidoreductase — protein MKLKDKVAVITGSARGLGRAIAQQFLEEGATVIITDINEQRVRKTAEELSTTSSTRESPPTPSLQR, from the coding sequence ATGAAACTGAAAGATAAAGTGGCGGTCATCACCGGAAGCGCTCGGGGATTGGGCAGGGCCATCGCTCAACAGTTCCTCGAGGAAGGGGCGACCGTAATCATCACCGACATCAATGAGCAAAGAGTCCGCAAGACAGCGGAGGAATTGAGCACAACTAGTTCAACGCGGGAGTCACCGCCGACGCCCAGCTTACAAAGATGA
- a CDS encoding SDR family oxidoreductase: MTEEQFDQVIAVNLKGVFCCTKAVVGSMIENGYGRIINISSVTAHNGNIGKTNYFSTKAAVISVAQTWAMGLGKKGITANAVAPGYTATEMVQKVPEKILDTIKGRTPVKRLGKPEKIAVA, from the coding sequence ATGACCGAAGAGCAGTTTGACCAAGTCATCGCGGTTAACCTGAAGGGCGTATTCTGCTGCACCAAAGCGGTGGTGGGCAGTATGATCGAGAACGGGTACGGCAGGATCATCAATATCTCTTCGGTGACCGCCCACAACGGCAATATTGGGAAGACCAATTACTTCTCGACCAAGGCGGCCGTCATATCCGTGGCCCAGACTTGGGCCATGGGGCTTGGCAAAAAGGGCATCACGGCCAATGCCGTTGCTCCGGGTTATACGGCGACGGAGATGGTGCAGAAGGTGCCTGAAAAGATACTTGACACCATCAAGGGTAGAACGCCAGTAAAAAGGCTCGGAAAGCCGGAAAAGATAGCCGTTGCATGA
- a CDS encoding thiolase family protein — MHERDVVIVSACRTPFGKYGGSLKDFDPVKLGAITMKEVLGRVDYKDEVDEIYWGVGDTASFKDVYTPVIARQTLLEAGLAPETPSCSLDKACVSAMSAVQLGQRAIASNEAEIVIAGGVTTFSQMPLVVRGLRFKGNRLGPVPMEDPLFEIGYKDYNPVAVDAGEVALEHGISREEQDEWALRSHELYGKCYQQGKMNEEMINMTIPQKKKEPLEFKKDEQYRENMSMEKLSKLPTIYGSPTCTAGNSPGLNDGATAMLLMTRKKAEELSLEVLGTLVSTVSIAKKPRLLAETPAKAIETALKKSSLVLEDMNLIEINEAFAAVTLVSSKMLADGDTNKTTSIRERTNVNGGAIAIGHPNTASGARIIMTMLYELRRRGGGYGIAAICGGLAQGDAAIIKVE, encoded by the coding sequence TTGCATGAACGTGACGTGGTAATAGTAAGTGCCTGTAGAACTCCTTTTGGCAAGTATGGGGGAAGTCTGAAAGATTTTGATCCAGTTAAATTGGGCGCAATTACTATGAAAGAGGTTTTAGGCAGAGTAGATTATAAAGATGAAGTTGATGAAATTTATTGGGGAGTAGGTGATACCGCTTCTTTTAAAGATGTTTATACTCCGGTAATAGCAAGACAGACTTTGCTTGAAGCTGGTCTGGCACCTGAAACTCCATCTTGTTCCCTGGATAAAGCATGTGTTTCTGCAATGTCGGCTGTACAACTGGGACAGAGAGCTATAGCATCAAATGAAGCTGAAATTGTTATAGCTGGAGGTGTAACAACTTTTAGTCAAATGCCACTTGTAGTTAGAGGACTTAGATTTAAAGGAAATCGTCTCGGCCCTGTTCCTATGGAAGATCCGTTGTTTGAAATAGGATATAAAGACTATAATCCTGTGGCAGTTGATGCTGGCGAAGTTGCTTTGGAACATGGGATCAGTCGTGAAGAGCAGGATGAATGGGCATTAAGAAGTCATGAGCTTTATGGTAAGTGTTATCAACAAGGTAAAATGAATGAAGAAATGATTAATATGACTATTCCACAGAAAAAAAAGGAACCTTTAGAGTTTAAAAAAGATGAACAATATAGGGAAAACATGTCCATGGAAAAACTGTCTAAACTTCCAACTATATACGGTAGTCCTACCTGCACAGCAGGTAATTCTCCCGGGCTAAACGACGGTGCAACAGCCATGCTCTTAATGACCCGGAAGAAAGCTGAAGAGTTAAGTCTAGAAGTTTTAGGAACTCTAGTTAGCACAGTTAGTATAGCTAAAAAACCAAGGTTATTGGCTGAAACCCCTGCCAAAGCTATAGAAACAGCTCTGAAAAAATCAAGTTTGGTATTGGAAGATATGAACTTGATTGAAATAAATGAGGCATTTGCGGCAGTTACGCTGGTAAGTAGTAAAATGTTAGCTGACGGAGACACTAATAAAACAACAAGTATTAGGGAACGAACAAACGTTAACGGAGGTGCTATTGCGATCGGGCACCCGAATACTGCAAGTGGTGCAAGGATAATCATGACTATGCTTTATGAACTGCGCCGCAGGGGCGGTGGGTATGGAATAGCTGCAATTTGTGGTGGTTTGGCACAAGGTGATGCAGCTATAATTAAAGTGGAATAA
- a CDS encoding SDR family oxidoreductase, with protein MSKLNGKYAVVTGGSRGIGAAIVQRFLDDGVAGVAILEWDFNSSKDLAKKLDSTGDKVLPINCDVSKEEQVVEAIKTTLDKFGTIDILVNNAGITRDDMFHKMSKEAWNAVINVNLYGTYHTCKYVVPIMREKRYGRIVNISSVSAFGNVGQANYVATKGAIISFTTALALEGGPKNITANCIAPGFINTDMYQAVPEAIIAEHKKMIPLKRLGEPEEVAGAVSFLASDDASFISSQCLIVSGGRNSI; from the coding sequence ATGAGTAAACTGAATGGAAAATACGCAGTGGTGACGGGCGGCAGCAGGGGAATCGGCGCGGCCATAGTACAGCGGTTTTTAGATGACGGGGTGGCGGGGGTCGCCATATTGGAGTGGGATTTTAACTCCTCCAAGGATCTGGCTAAAAAGCTCGATTCCACCGGGGACAAGGTTTTGCCCATTAACTGTGATGTATCCAAGGAAGAGCAGGTCGTGGAAGCGATCAAGACGACACTTGACAAATTCGGTACTATCGATATTCTGGTCAACAACGCGGGTATCACCCGGGACGACATGTTCCATAAAATGTCCAAGGAGGCTTGGAACGCCGTCATCAATGTTAACCTCTACGGCACATACCATACATGCAAATACGTCGTGCCTATCATGCGGGAAAAACGCTACGGGCGGATCGTAAATATCTCATCCGTATCGGCGTTTGGCAATGTGGGGCAGGCGAACTACGTCGCGACAAAGGGTGCCATCATAAGCTTTACAACGGCATTGGCTTTGGAAGGTGGCCCCAAGAATATCACGGCCAACTGCATCGCTCCGGGATTTATCAATACTGATATGTACCAGGCAGTGCCGGAGGCGATCATCGCTGAACACAAAAAGATGATACCCCTGAAAAGGCTCGGGGAACCGGAAGAGGTGGCCGGTGCGGTATCCTTTCTGGCCAGTGATGATGCAAGTTTCATCTCATCACAGTGCCTGATCGTAAGCGGCGGCAGGAACTCGATCTGA